The Immundisolibacter cernigliae genome has a window encoding:
- a CDS encoding aromatic ring-hydroxylating oxygenase subunit alpha has protein sequence MNAPHTATPMDKSSAAYLAGLFDRRPDDGIYRVNRSVYTDPELFELELANIFEGSWLFLCHESQLPRPYDFFTTWMGRRAVFLQRSGEGKIQGFLNACPHRGARLCRTERGNRKHHACTYHGWTFDADGKALWVQRAEQGYPADFSPADVGLHRIARVDSYRGFVFGSLNPDVPSLAEYLGGAATFIDMLVDQCQDGITVLPGASTCVYHGNWKLMLENGGGDGLHPDYAHKSLLGVARRKDQRAAEVRTMQIDNMHQKQGSQWAFGHGHTGIWFSFPNPQDRPIYRQRERLEADFGPARAEWMTSIFRNLSVYPNLHMLDQMATLIRTFRPVAVDRTEITFHCLAPVTESADERGRRLRQFEEFFMASGMGTPDDNEEFEQCHQGALGSQPEDSFIGFGLHNRTVGDDQAARALGIPLESSGIIGYEGCTMSQYDQWLRLMGGADAAGVR, from the coding sequence ATGAACGCACCACACACGGCCACACCGATGGACAAGAGCAGCGCGGCCTACCTGGCCGGGCTGTTCGACCGCCGGCCGGACGACGGCATCTACCGCGTCAACCGCTCGGTCTACACCGACCCGGAGCTGTTCGAGCTGGAGTTGGCGAACATCTTCGAGGGCTCGTGGCTGTTCCTGTGCCACGAGAGCCAGCTGCCGCGGCCGTACGACTTCTTCACCACCTGGATGGGCCGCCGTGCGGTGTTCCTGCAGCGCAGCGGCGAGGGCAAGATTCAGGGCTTTCTGAATGCCTGTCCGCACCGCGGCGCGCGCCTGTGCCGTACCGAGCGCGGTAACCGCAAGCACCACGCCTGTACCTACCACGGCTGGACCTTCGACGCCGACGGCAAGGCGCTGTGGGTGCAGCGGGCCGAACAGGGCTATCCGGCCGATTTCTCGCCCGCTGACGTCGGCCTGCACCGCATCGCCCGGGTCGACAGCTACCGCGGCTTCGTGTTCGGCAGCCTGAATCCGGACGTGCCGTCACTGGCCGAGTACCTGGGCGGTGCCGCCACGTTCATCGACATGCTGGTCGACCAGTGCCAGGACGGCATCACCGTGCTGCCGGGCGCATCCACCTGCGTCTACCACGGCAACTGGAAGCTGATGCTGGAGAACGGTGGCGGCGACGGCCTGCACCCGGACTACGCGCACAAGTCCCTGCTCGGCGTGGCACGGCGCAAGGACCAGCGCGCGGCCGAAGTACGCACCATGCAGATCGACAACATGCACCAGAAGCAGGGCAGCCAATGGGCCTTCGGTCACGGCCATACCGGCATCTGGTTCAGCTTCCCGAACCCGCAGGACCGGCCCATCTATCGCCAACGTGAACGCCTCGAGGCCGACTTCGGCCCGGCCCGCGCCGAGTGGATGACCAGCATCTTCCGCAACCTGTCGGTCTATCCCAACCTGCACATGCTCGATCAGATGGCCACGCTGATCCGCACCTTCCGCCCGGTGGCCGTGGACCGCACCGAGATCACCTTCCACTGCCTGGCGCCGGTCACCGAAAGTGCCGACGAGCGCGGCCGGCGCCTGCGGCAGTTCGAGGAGTTCTTCATGGCCAGCGGCATGGGCACGCCGGATGACAACGAGGAATTCGAGCAGTGCCACCAGGGCGCACTGGGCTCGCAACCGGAAGACAGCTTCATCGGCTTTGGCCTGCACAACCGCACCGTCGGCGACGACCAGGCTGCCCGCGCGCTGGGCATCCCGCTCGAGAGCAGCGGCATCATCGGCTACGAGGGCTGCACCATGAGTCAGTACGACCAGTGGCTGCGGTTGATGGGCGGCGCCGACGCGGCGGGCGTGCGATGA